The genomic segment CCTCATCGTGACCGTAGCACATGAGGAAATCATCATCGCAATTGATCTTTAAGTCTTTCACAGTCACATCCCAAAGATTCAAGTTCTTCATTGCGCCAGAATTACGCAGATATCAGAACAAAAACAAGCACAGCGCTATCCACGTTCCGTTGACATCAGAGAAATGTCATCGTGACGTTATGTACAAATATTGCCACATgagaatattgttttttttttaattcggttTTGAACTTTTAAATTCTAAGATtttgtttgattgattgatcagtCAAAGATGTTTTTCGCCGCATAACCAGAAGTTTCAACACTTTGTACaggtaaaaatatttaacacaataacaatttcttgtaataaagctatttattttaatttactatgCTACATTTACAATTAATTTAGCCAAACGGAAACTTTAGACGTCGGGATAGTATGTGGTTTCAAACTTCTTCTTACTCCTTGGGTACGGTCGCACGACCTTCGGTATATACGGCGGCAGATGCTCGTCCAGACGTCTCTTGTACGGATTGATGCCATACTCCCACGGTTGTCTCTTTTTCTCGAAGAATCTTGTATTATGCTGTATCTTATAAATCTTCTCCCATAAGAATGTCTCTGGTGGAAGTAAATGCCGCGGTCTGTTAGCCATAATATGCTTGTACCGGTCTTCTAACCAGCAGCGCTTCTTATCATCTTCAATATCTGCTACTACTTGTTCCTCTTTTCCTAAATATGGTTTCATATCGTGTTCCCTTTCTTCAGGAGTATTCAAATAGAACTGTACCAATGTCTTGAGGACATTTTCATTTAATCCCTTTACTTTTCCATTTTCTACTGTTTCATATAATTGTTGAGGTTTTGTTCCAAAACAGATGTTGTGTTTGGGGTTTTCATCCATTTGTTCATTATGCATAGTGATTGTGTTTAGTTGGTATGCATAGAAGGACCACTCCTGACCGTTAGTGATGACTGTTTGCGTTGCTAATGGATATGTGAGGTCGTTATAAGTAGTGAAACCTTGGTAGTTGGCCTGAGCACATAGCCATCCAAAACTAGACTTCATGGCCTGGCAATGGAGTGCTTCCAATTCATCTTGAGCCCCAAATGATTTGTTTCTAACCAACATGTAGCCACGACCTTGGACCGACAATAGCCCAAACTCATCATGGTCTCCAGGCCAAAAAcctgcaataaaaaatatatactctTTTAAAGTTTTTTGCAAAATATAAACTGCAGCAGAAAATTAATAACtgcaataatttattatgtctCAGAATTGCACCTTCCAATTATTCTGCATATTATCCAATATGTGAATTATTCCCACACATTTAGGGgctatgaaataataattacctGGAATATTAGTTCCATGCCTGTGTTCGATTTTGTACCCAACCATCTCTGGTTGGTATGTGAATTTGGGCACCTTAAACTCTGGGTTCTCAGCTTCACTGTATGGTAAAATTGGCTTGAGTGGCAAATGACTCCTAACAGCGATAATAGGTGaccctgtaaaaataaatttagattgtGTTATCATGGTGTGGTCCCACTACTATGGGCTCTATTTTCCAAGTATCTTTCAGTCAGACAAGTTAATTTTGTGTAGGTAAACTAGGTAATGTAATGATTTTGTTATTTTgatctaaataatataataaattaaatattttatcatagTTCATTAATTGATATGGAAATCTGTaagctctgcacggtaaccgcgccgcgcgtggcgcgaattatatcaaggCTTTCAACCAATAGCcttttgacgtccatctacgtagatagcattcgtatcgtttattggtcggaGCGCTCAATATTACTCACGccgggcgcggcgcggttgtcatgcagacctggctgggataaataaatttatttaaataatacagggtgttagggacatcgtaacgaaaaaaaaaatggaacgcctatttgattatactaaaaacgatggtgggtgtttttcttgtcgcaaatgtttaattaagattttcaatttttactgtgccgcaatgtaagtcgaacaacgcgccacacagacctacgcacggctacgttacgcgtgcgtgcgtgatacgatgttgtatctaggtaggagttttcattctcttgtatttagatgcttagtggtgcaacgtttaaaaatgttgagtttgttgaagtagaacacctactgccacgatttttcacgcacggtacctacctaccagttattaaaacgttcctaacttattaacaataaaaaccctactcttgccttaccttaattgttattccttcggatgaagtacctaggtaggtaccctagaacatgtcacgtcacgtaggtatgcaacatcgcgtttcctccgcggtaggtaggtatcacacgcactcacaaacacaacaccttgctctttaataaacatcaacaatcttccatacttttgtgcagtaaatggtctatgatctatcatcatagtcgacatttacagaataaaacaaacacaaaacactcacaaacacgaaaaaaatatcctcgaaaaacatcacgcgactcgggtcaagcttagtattcgactgagcggaagcgcgcggcggcgttagcgcaaagcatcaaaggcgcgccgacgacgcgccggccgcggccgagtcgagccgacgactagacagagagagagaagtatgtttatggtgcaagtgacagagaaagaaatagtatctgttcgtatgcctactttattggcgagcgttgcccttgacccgtgcgccggctattcacctgcgcatagctgaagttgcagatacgttattattattattgatgacattgataaaatttaataattagtaatttttattttttattttaaatgtgcgttctatgcagcttaaaacacaatatgggactgaaaaaaatctaatttttttatgaattttgcgacaggaaacttcacttgatacctatcaactcaaagaaatacctagtatctgttcgtaatgcctactttattggcgcgcgttgcccttgatccgtgaggctattcacgtccgagtatccatcaagacagatcaaacaagccctaactcggaggtcttgcgtcccaggatcctttaattatgtcttagaaccttcttggcctatgtggtccggTGGTtaagcgatgggatgcggagggtccgggttcgtattccggtggggacatatcacaaaaatctgtttataaggcctttggttgggacgttacaggctgatcacctgattgtccgaaagtaaaatgatccgtgcttcggaaggtacgttaagtcgttgctcccgtctactaggtacttatgtaagcacgtagccgttacatgaatattgtacacagaacaggataggtttaattagttctttactgatgatttaacaatgagatttaaaacacgaataacttagtatgtacttagtacctcggtacaaacatgtaacaagaaaaataagatcactcctctcggacaatttttttctttgaacatgccgacattgcctacgcggcggagttgccgaactatcgataggtagattatcaattgttgaacttgaaaattgtctaaactatcgaaagtagtgatagtacatttagatcgatactagcgatagtaccgataggtcttgctttgtaacaataatgggtattgatctaaaagatctatcgataggtacctactattggtttttttttaactaggtatcgatagaatatcgataggtaacactctggcggagtgtccgcccaattctagacgcgatctcgctcgatttttgtgtagcgaggttttgaatgaatgaataacccggtcgaatcaaaaaggtatctcgctggtatgcaaaccgtttgacgtgtgctgtcaacttaattctgtcggttgttttagatttctgcttaaaattgacgtgtattccataaattttatgcctgttgattatccgtccatttaagaataagaataaaataaatttataatttacgatagacagagaaagaaataggatcggttcgtagtgcctactttgtaggccgcgccgccgccggcgtgcggcgcggggcgcgcggagcggggcgtgcggagcggggcgcgcggcgcgcggtgcgtgtggccgttgacccgttcgagcagctgttgtctccattacatcgaaaattttcgataatttgtcattattgttttttttattgaaatttgggttctatgcagctaaaagcacaatatggaattgaaaataattaaaaacaaaactcaaaatttcatgaattttgcgacggaaaattccactagatattaactcagaatcatggtctgaatcatccctctcagtattcgttacgatgtcactaacacccagtatatagaGACAAAAGAGGATTCTGGAAAGACAGGTTaatggcggtcggttgtttttATCGAAgttgtaaaatttataaaactgaaaatatatttattttccctCTCTAACTTGCGAttggttttaataaataattaataaagaaattataaTTGTCTCTATCATGCCCGATCCTCCAAATATAAACATGATAATGAGAATGAGTGCTTGaataattaatgataatgagttatgtcattctatttctcttttgttttttcctgtttgtgcaataaagtatttgttatgtatcAAAAAGGTTTAACAACAAAATGTGTGTGTTGATCACAATAAATCTTACAGGTTGCAGTGATACAGCATGAAATGAGGCCTGCATAGCCCCcagctttaaaaaaaatcaacaataagtatgtACCTTTGTACTGCACAGGTCTGTCAACGGGCTCATCAATTCGGTCTTTCAGGAATGGGTATTTCTTCCTCCACTGATACACATTACGTGGGACATCAGTACCGCCCACAAACCAGAATGCTTCGTGACGAGGATCGTAGTCCACCTGCAAACACAAACATTTCAGATatcagaaaatataaataatatacagcaatttttttaagataatttaCAAATGAAGTATTTGTAACAAAAGTATTTATATcaacatacaaataatatgCTTAAAACATCGCGCCGTCGCGGCACGGCATTCGAGccaaattatatcgagggctgtGACCAATACCTATAGATCAGAACCCTTGATAATTCTCTATTGGGCTTTCgtaattttttcattttatttttcaattttttaacgaggctttgaacaccctgactgtcataattatataataagataataaattGTATCTACAAGTTGACCAAAACTGATGGTTTAGACATTTATTTACCTGAGCAGAAAGTACATGTGAGACTTTGTCTGCCAAGTTGTTGGAGACAATCCGGTTGATTTGCTTCACAATGCGTTTGGCAATGGCATTCTCTCTCTGAGCCTCTTCGGGTATATCTGTCATATATTtataactgaaataaaaaagaacattacAAAATCTCTcattagaatatatttttactttttaaaatcaatttctagaatacatttttttttattcaattatcttttgaaaaagaaacaaaaggcatTTATTCATAGGCAAGGGACAAGGGGATTGTAGGGAGGGACATTATATAGATTgatttatatataaaacataagcCCACAAGCCTCCTCCAATCAACCAGGAGTGTACTCCTCTATGCTGCACCAATATCTGTTGGATGTTGCATTAATTACGGCTAACATCCTGGACCAATGGTTTAGTGGtttgatttataaatattaataaaataaatgtggtACATTAAACAAGAATCATCATACTCAAAGGCTTCTAGTTCAAGTGCAATAGCATCCTCAATTTGCGACTTTATTTCTTTCACAGCCTGGTCGGCGAGCTGTTCCGTTTCATTATAAATGTCAGGGAGCTTTTCTGTTGGTTTGAAATGTGTTCTCGTGTAACATTGAACCATCGGCATAGCGTTATAAGGCACTCTATCATCAGTAAACATCACACATTTGAAGCCATAGTATCGTGGCATATTCAACCCTATTTGTTTCTCTTCTACAGTATTTATCTTCTGAATCTTCTGGTGCACAGCCTGTCGTTCACGTAATTTCCTCGCCTGTAGAGACAAATCCAAAATCGGAGGATATTCAGGCGTCTCGGTGTACTCATCTTGGTTCAGAGCAGCAGTTTGTGTAGACTGACTTCTAATTAAACTtttaagtttcggaaatgtccTGTGAACCCTGAGTAAatgcattttgtttattttattcgagAAACCGAGATACGACGGTCCACTTTTAAGGTTATCTCGGAATTCTCGGATGGATGTTTGACAGTTTGTTTTTTTTGCAAATTTTTGACTTTGATAATTGCCTattggcgttttttttttaattacagtgTTGCCAAGTGTCTATAAAATACGGATACACGCAAAAGACCCTTCAAAAATCGTGTTTCTGAACGAAATCAAAGCTAGCTGATGGCTGATGCAACATTTTGACATCTAGCCACCTGCCAAAATTGTCTTCGTGAGATTATAACCCAATTCTTTCGTATCTTGTGCACATTTAGTGATCAATTACAAATCATGGATGACGATATGGTATTCGATCCTTCtctaaagaagaagaagaagaaaaagactgGTTTCGATTTAGAAGCCGCGCTGGCAGAACAGGGCGAAAGCACGAGTGCCGAGGCGCCTGCCGAAACGGGTGACGTAGACTTGCCCGAGGATGAAAATCTTGATTTGGATAACTtcggaaagaagaagaaaaagaaaaagaagacgtTCTTTAACTTAGATGAGATGGAGAACGCGCTGCCGGACACGCGGGAGGAGAGGCCGCCCGCCGAGGAGCCCGAGCAGCAGGAGGACGAGGTTATCGACGACCTCGACCTCGACATAGACTTCTCAAAGactaaaaagaagaagaagaagaaaaacatcgACGAGCTGGCTCTCGACGACGACAAGGCTGAAGACCAAGAGAACCAAGAGGACACGCACGGCGACTGGCAGGAGAGCGAGCGCGACTACACGTACGACGAACTCCTGGACAGGGTTTTCGACATCATGCGCGAGAAGAACCCCAACATGGTCTCAGGGAAGAAGCAGAAATTCATCATGAGGCCGCCCCAGGTTGTCAGAATTGGCACCAAGAAAACATCATTTGCGAACTTTACAGAAATCTGCAAAACTCTACATAGGCAGCCCAAACATTTATTAGATTTCCTGCTAGCTGAGTTGGGTACAAGTGGGTCAGTGGACGGTAACAGCCAGCTTATTATCAAGGGCAGGTTCCAGCAGAAACAGATAGAGAATGTGCTCCGTCGATATATTAAGGAATACGTAACATGTCACACCTGTCGTTCCCCTGACACCATTTTACAAAAAGACACGAGATTGTTCTTCCTTCAGTGTGAGACGTGCGGATCTCGCTGCTCCGTGGCTAGCATCAAATCAGGTTTCCAGGCTGTCACTGGTAAACGTGCTGCAATCCGTGCAAAGACTGCATAGAGTATTAGTGCTTAGTGATAAACAATTTTACAGTCAAGGACCTGGGGTATGTCCAGTAATATTCCTTGCCCTTGTCTATACGATCTTGTCAGTGTCTGATGTTAATTGTGTATGTAAATCTAATGTAATGATTGTGCAATTTTGTATGTAGTTTCTTTAAAATAAGTATGGTTACCTTGTTAgtcatacaaataaaaactatactcaTTACATCAGACAAACAAGATGTACTTTAACTTTCCAAGAACATCTTGACATTGTAATGATATTGTAAACAAGGAAActaatttgaaataataatgtGTAAAGATATAGGATAAGGATTTATCTGAATATACCCCAAAGCAACCCTATATTTATGTATAGCCCACTTCTGTATTATTCTCATTGGTACACAATGTTTTTATACACagttgttttatttatcaattCCTGCAAAGAACGTAAATAAAATTGCCTTTATCTGATAAAATGTacctttattaaaatataacaaaatataaacaaacatgTGTATAGAAATGCAATAAGTCTGTAAAAATGATTAGAAAATAATGGCTTCTCTTAAAGTGAATAACACTTtacaatatattaatataaatcgattcaagtatgtataatattagtaagtgaTCAATTATTTCTGACAATTTGAGGTTCATAGTCAAGCTTCACAGCTTTGGCCAGGCTCTCCGCATAGAGGTCTAACCTCTGGGTCATTGTGAAGCCCCACTTGTCTTTGATTTGACGACAGAGATTCAAGTCAATTTCAGCAATCAAAAGACCATCTTTCACTCTTGACAGTCCTGGAGTTCTGGTCCCATCAGGAGCTGTCAAGTAGCTAGACCCATAGAAGTGACCAAAGTTCTTATGAGCAGGCTTTCCGTCTCCCGACGTGAATTCATTTGGGAAACTTTCTGTTCCTACTCTATTTATAGCCACAGTAAAGTAACTGTTAGCAACAGCAGCATTGCGGGCCTCCACTGCCCACAGATGCTCACTCAACCCGCTAACTGTAGCAGATGGATTAAAAACTATCTCTGCTCCATTAATCCCAAACATCATCCAATTCTGAGGGTGGTGACGACCATAGCAAATGTTGATTGCAATGCGCCCATATTTAGTATCAAATACAGGATGGCCAGTATTGCCTTCAAAGTAGTATGTAGACTCATTGAAGTCACCTACTCTAGGGATATGATTCTTCCTGTGCTTTCCAATCACCTTGCCTTTTTCATTTATGACAACAGCGGTGTTCCAAATAGTGTCTCCATGGACTTCATCCCTCTCCAATATTGGTGAGATAATTACCATGTTATATTTAGCAGCCAGTTCTTTTAAAAATGCAGAACTAGGTCCATTTTCAGCTGGTTCTGCAAATTGACACCAAGGATATTTCTCTCTCGTACAGAATGCAAATGGCATGCTCCAAGCCTCCTGTAGGCAGAGAACATTGACCCCCTCATTAGCAGCAGCGTTAATAATTCGTCGAATTTTATCAAATATCGCCTGTCTTTGATTCACCAAAAGTTCATCAGTAGCAATAGCAATAGAATTTTGAATTACTCCTACTCTTACGATTCGCGGGCTTCGTGTTTCTTCTATAGCTGATGGAAAGTCATAAGCAGCAACTTCGAAATTGTGAATCTTAGCCAACTCCTCTGTAGCCTTCGATATCTTGATTTCATTGTGATCAGTCCTTCCGTAGTGGATTCTATTATACTCCTTCAAGTTCTCGCCTGATAAAGAGTTTGTTATCAGTTTATCCAAACTTTCGAGTTGAGATGAAGCTGCCATTTTATTATGAATGAATTAAAACTCGGAGAAATGGagaattacttaatttaaaactgcgtacctacctaattactcAGCGTAAAAACAACAAGATAGTACTATGTACGGATGTACGTGATAAAAAATGATAAAGTCCGGGTGTGACGGGGCGGGCGGGAGAGGGATCAATCTCAAACAAACAAAATCGTCAATCAAGCGGGAGGAAATGATTATTGTGTTTTCCGTCGCTATGCTTGTATCCGAacatagtatattttttttctggcaACACAAAACGAATTTTTAATCTGTAATATTTTGGTTTTGTGGAGATTGCTTAGCGTGCGAactatattttacattttattcgcaaattaatttgttttactACAATAAAGTGAATTGGTGGCTTTTATAATTGCGTAGTTTGTCATATTTGTCAAAATGAACGTGTTACCAGCTCAACCTATTGGAATACAGAGCACAGCTGGAGCTGTGCCTGTGAGAAATGAAAAGggtatgtatttttgttttgaaataaCCATTATATACCTTGCtctttgttattttaatttgatttatatCCAGGATCCTGCATGCTCTATGttgtcatttgaataaattactAGTGTTCACTTCACTTTCCTATTCTTTGGTTAGTGTTGGTAGTTAACGAGGAAGTCTTTTTGCAACATTTAAGCTTATGATACGGCACACCTTTTAGCATTTTGTAAAACAGAATTTCCTGTCCAATCACCTGTGTTTCCTTTTGTAATTGTGTACTTTTTGTTTGGttcaataaagtacatttagaTTTATGAAGAAAGTCCTTCTCGTTACctagtttttcttaattaataaaAGCATAGttacaaacttaaaaaaatatattagaaaacATAAACTAACAGTATTACAACCTTGTATTTTCAttgaaaaaataacttaaatggGTCTATAAAATTGAATTAGTACCTACAAACATAAATTACCTTGTTCTCTCAGTCATAGTGATCCAACCATTTATATATGCCTTTATTACAACATGAGATGGGCAAATAGAGAAGAGACCCATAGTCTTAATCACCAATAATAATTTCCAGGTGAGATATCTATGCAAAAGGTGAAAGTGCAGCGATACATATCTGGAAAGAAACCGGACTATGCCCAAGGAGTATCCTCATCTGAGGAGTCTGACACCGAAGACTTCATAGAGCAACAGCGGCCAGAACGCCGACAGACTCTGCCTCAAGTCATTAGCAGAAAGGAGGAACATCACAGCGAATCAGAGGAGGAGGTATgtgacacataacataagctcactactatatgGTTGtctggggtagacagagatacatccattgtaagatgaactaagtacccaccccTCACCAAGCTTACTGTTGGACTAATGTGATAGGTGATGAAcctatctataatggtcgagccaactgtgtgtcttttttacattatattgtCTAGAACAAAAGAGATGGGAGATATATCTCTTTGTATAAACCTTGTCAGAAAGAGACAAGAGATGTCATTCCATGTTAAAAAGGGTTTACATGATTATGACCACATCAACCTTTACTAACATCTGTTTCAAACTCTATGTCAGGAGTCTATACCAATTGTATAATTACTGGTCAATATCTAcatatctttataaattgttaaaggaaaaacaactttcaaataacagTCTTCTTTTGCTTGTTTGaataaaaactgtatatttgaaaGCAGTAAGAAAATAGATGTCTCAAAGGGGATATTTGTACTTTTAAAGAGTAccgaattatttcaaaatagatTTTGGCCATCAAATTGTACAAGAGaccataatattataagtaaaacaaagtatgatacgaaatatattataaaaatcataGCTTCACAACGAAGCCTGAAGAGGTGAGGCGCTTCCTTCAGATCACCTCTGACCCATCCATTTCAAAAAGGGCCTGTAAAATAAGAGAACTTGAAATGAGTTTAAATTATAGTCTTCCTATAGTGAAAAGAAAACCATATAAGCGCTTTTTTGAGGAACAACATTCGGATGTTGGATGGCTTTGAGTTTATACTATCTGATTGACCAATCCCTTGCCTAAGGGATAGgattatgtaattatgtatttttttctccaATGTGTGGGTAGcctttttacctgaataaagaaattattattattattataggtacaCGAAAGCGCCTATGAGGCTGGCGTGATCACTGGGTGTTCAAAGCCttgttaaaaataagaataaaaaaaaaatttggatGTGAtgttaacaaaacttcgcaaCAGACTAGCTGGTTTCAATACAAGTAAAAGTTTTGGTCTaattttttacccggattgaaactAATGGAAAAAAGTACTTTACTTagagtgtgatttttcaaaaaggtagttaggtacgtggttttcactataaggcgacatcatataaatacaaatattctttattgcatttAAATGAGTTAACTGCAGGGTCTACATGGCAGTGACGCGCGCGTCGTGAATTCACAAGGGTGCATAACAATCCAAGTTTAGCTTACTTAATAGTTGTTTGTAATTAAGCAAATAATGTGCTTTATGTTCTGTATAAtcaatattttcaaattctatTTCCCTTTAAAAACTTTGGCTTCTGTCGTAATGACAATGTCCACATACATAgactgtttagttttttttttagataaggCTCTCATAAAGAGAAGATAAGATTTATAGTCTCATTCATaagttttttttctactccAAGAGACAAGAGAGATGAGTCTTACTACATGTAaacatataggtaggtaagtgaTGTTTTTCTAAGTTCATAACATAACTTTAACGACGTACCCTAAAACTCGCGCGAGTCAGGGTCAGATAAACTTACGCTGGATAATTCTACAAGCTTGGTCATCGCCCAGTCACGccccagacactccatacaagtaTCTCaatattaccatagaataatactacgtatagaacggcagctcTCTGCTCcccccagcggctgagctaggtttacctcacccccctcgaacatagtttggacttgaatcgtatggcgtcacacacacagatgcgcatgtacgataatgtcaatgtgtagtgtctgtgtaaaacgaggttgtttgtatgaagtgtccggggtgtgttacCATCTGCTGCCTTCCGCGTGCGAGCGAGTAAGACAGTTCGTACGCactccttactccttagcggcttacgatcGTATAGACTACAATAAGACTCAGAGGGTAAATCCAtaatcggcgcccgatacgaattgagACGGTGGAGTTACCTTTCTATATGTGGTGTTTCTTTAGTCTATGACTGTATTCTATCTTCCAGTTCAGCTATTGTAGGTACGCACAATATGATAGCGCAGATGCGGTAATGTGAAACCCTTAGCAGGTCGACGACCCGCGTCTCCGGCGCCTCAGGCAAGCGGCGCACTCGCCGCAGCGCCGGCCCGAGCACGAGCCTGAGATCATCGACGCCGAGCCTGGCCCTGAGTCGGAGTCCGACGAGCAGCAGGCGCGCGACAGCTCCGAGAGCGAGGATGAGCTGGACGAAGAGGAGATCGAGCGACGACGGCAAGCGCTCAAAGCTAAACTCGCAGCTAGGTGAgttccttttttttaacgttgggaaatgggtgtcgccacccggtatacccactaaaacccaacggtgttcctccttgccgccgtgtggcggggatacgggaacgcaattgcacacaaccgcgtccccgccggcggatgcccttacGGGCCCAGCGCCCTCGGGAGCGCGGCAAGCGCCTCCCcttccgccgagggctgcccggaacacttggggagccctacggcaCGGTCCCCCGACCATCGcccccgtcaaggcggcgcgCGGTCTAGCTAGGTGCGGGTTCCCATGTAAACTTTACTCAAccattaggctagtttccaactagtcaaatccgtTCCTAGTCAATCCgcaaagtgcgacattttgtcatgttttctgtgacgtcacatgttgctttttcatacaaattccatagtaatttcgtgttttgactttacgacggaagtaaaaagtaactgatttgactagttggaaactaccctattctaatGTAATTTTCCTTCTTTCTTGTGTGAGCAATAAACACGTAATTATTTGCCGTGATAACCGAAGTCAATGTAGAGGAAGACGGGGGTAGAAGACCAACTGGACTGACAGTAAAAACATGGTACATGTTTGTCTGCTTATCATAGCGAAGATTTCCTAACGCCAACTAAGGGATTCTTTCTTCTCCAATATGATGGAGTATGTAACGGTCTCCGTAGTCCTTGGTCCGTGGTTTAGCGATCCCGGGTTTtaatccctagcttggttaggacattgtaggcgGATCTCCCAAttgaaagtaaggtgatccgtgcttcagagggcacaaAACTTTATatatgtcaggggtctttggccgtcattgacctcacaatccacacgagagaagtttgcgaatttttagtttttgaaaatGATATTTTCTATTTCCTTTAGATAAAgcgcaccctgtgaaaaacgggtaaatgctaggg from the Pectinophora gossypiella chromosome 11, ilPecGoss1.1, whole genome shotgun sequence genome contains:
- the LOC126370720 gene encoding eukaryotic translation initiation factor 2 subunit 2; the protein is MDDDMVFDPSLKKKKKKKTGFDLEAALAEQGESTSAEAPAETGDVDLPEDENLDLDNFGKKKKKKKKTFFNLDEMENALPDTREERPPAEEPEQQEDEVIDDLDLDIDFSKTKKKKKKKNIDELALDDDKAEDQENQEDTHGDWQESERDYTYDELLDRVFDIMREKNPNMVSGKKQKFIMRPPQVVRIGTKKTSFANFTEICKTLHRQPKHLLDFLLAELGTSGSVDGNSQLIIKGRFQQKQIENVLRRYIKEYVTCHTCRSPDTILQKDTRLFFLQCETCGSRCSVASIKSGFQAVTGKRAAIRAKTA
- the LOC126370677 gene encoding 39S ribosomal protein S30, mitochondrial encodes the protein MHLLRVHRTFPKLKSLIRSQSTQTAALNQDEYTETPEYPPILDLSLQARKLRERQAVHQKIQKINTVEEKQIGLNMPRYYGFKCVMFTDDRVPYNAMPMVQCYTRTHFKPTEKLPDIYNETEQLADQAVKEIKSQIEDAIALELEAFDYKYMTDIPEEAQRENAIAKRIVKQINRIVSNNLADKVSHVLSAQVDYDPRHEAFWFVGGTDVPRNVYQWRKKYPFLKDRIDEPVDRPVQYKGSPIIAVRSHLPLKPILPYSEAENPEFKVPKFTYQPEMVGYKIEHRHGTNIPGFWPGDHDEFGLLSVQGRGYMLVRNKSFGAQDELEALHCQAMKSSFGWLCAQANYQGFTTYNDLTYPLATQTVITNGQEWSFYAYQLNTITMHNEQMDENPKHNICFGTKPQQLYETVENGKVKGLNENVLKTLVQFYLNTPEEREHDMKPYLGKEEQVVADIEDDKKRCWLEDRYKHIMANRPRHLLPPETFLWEKIYKIQHNTRFFEKKRQPWEYGINPYKRRLDEHLPPYIPKVVRPYPRSKKKFETTYYPDV
- the LOC126370699 gene encoding uncharacterized protein LOC126370699, translating into MAASSQLESLDKLITNSLSGENLKEYNRIHYGRTDHNEIKISKATEELAKIHNFEVAAYDFPSAIEETRSPRIVRVGVIQNSIAIATDELLVNQRQAIFDKIRRIINAAANEGVNVLCLQEAWSMPFAFCTREKYPWCQFAEPAENGPSSAFLKELAAKYNMVIISPILERDEVHGDTIWNTAVVINEKGKVIGKHRKNHIPRVGDFNESTYYFEGNTGHPVFDTKYGRIAINICYGRHHPQNWMMFGINGAEIVFNPSATVSGLSEHLWAVEARNAAVANSYFTVAINRVGTESFPNEFTSGDGKPAHKNFGHFYGSSYLTAPDGTRTPGLSRVKDGLLIAEIDLNLCRQIKDKWGFTMTQRLDLYAESLAKAVKLDYEPQIVRNN